Below is a window of Hyalangium ruber DNA.
ACGTACACCGATTCGAATGGGCACCAGGTACAGGCCCCGCCCCCGCAGCGCATCGACATACTCCCGATGCGCCTCCGCCGAGCTCTTCAGGCGGTCTCCGCTGCGCAGCAGAGCCGGCGAGGAGGTCGAGGTGGAGAGCGTCTTCGCATAGATGATGGGCAACGCCGGTTCGAGGCCGGTGATGCGCGCGCGCAGCACCAGCGCGGAGCCCTCGATCTCGAAGTCGAGGAAGAGGGCGTGCCGGCTCCCAGAGAGGGTCCCCACCGTGGAGAGGGCCTCCGGCTCGTCGACCCCGCGCGCCACGATGGTGCCCTTTGCGCCTGAGTGCACCACCACGGAGGTACACTGCGGGCAGTGCGTGAGCGCGACCCGGGTGCGCGGGTTCTTCACGATGAGGGCCGCGAAGTGGTTCTCGACGAGGGCCTGCATCCCGCTGCCGAAACCGACCGGCACGCTGACGCCGGCGAGCACCACCGGGGTCTCGAGGGCGAACACGGGTTGCTCGGTCCAACCGAAGACGAGCTCGTCGAGCAGATCGTAGGCCTGGAGCTGGATCTGCGTCGCGATCTCCCCACGCAGGGCCTCCATCTGGGCTTGCTGAGCGGCTGTGATCGGCGAATCCTCCGCCTCGACGGCGGTCGGCAGCACGACGAGGAGCAAGCTCAGGAAGGCGCGTCTCACTGGAGCCATTTCCACTTGCCCTGCGCGCACAGCCCGGCATGGAGCTGGGTCTCTCGCTCGTCGACCAGCATCACCCCCAAGAAGACGTCCCGCTCCGTGAGCACGCCCTCGGCGAAGTAGCGCGCGCAGGCCAGCGGGTAGGCCTGGTTCGGGGGCAGCTTCCACAAGACCGCGATGTCCCCGGCAGCGAGCACGGGCACCCGGTCCGAGACCTTGCGGCCGCGCTCGACGAGCGCTGTCCTCGCGGCCACGGAGATCTTCGCCGCCACCGCCGGCTGCGGATAGAAGGCATCCACGTGCCAGGTGAGTTCACCCGCCTCGTGGGCGCTCGCGATCTGGGTGATGTCGCCCACCGACTGGCGGAGTGAAGCGAGGATCACCTCGTCTCGGGCCGGCCGCTCGCCGATGCGCATGAAGCGCCTGGAACAGGCGAGCGCATCGGTGACCTCCCACGTGCCTCGGGCTGACGGTTCGGGGACCTGCTCCGGAAAGCGCTCGTGAGCCTCGGCCTGGCTGAGGCGCGTGCATTCGAGGTTCCGGGCTTCTTCCTTGCTCTGGAAGATCCCCGGGGATGGGTCGTAGGCCCGTCCCATGAAGACCGGCAGAGGCATCAGGAGCATGATCAGAAGGGTCTCCATCGGTCTCTCTACGGGGAGGGCTGAGCCTCTTGAGCTCGGGGCGGCTCCTCGAAGCCGCGCATCACCCATGAACGCATGCGTGCATTGAACGCGAGCTGGCTGAGCTGCCCGTGGAAGTCTTTCGAGAAGTCCTTCTTGGGCGCGTCGCCCGTGAGATCCTCCTCATCGGAGCGAACGAGCAGGTCCAGCGTGCCGTTCACCGCCCAGAGGCCGACACCGCAATAGCGCACGAAGCGCCCTTGCAAGGTGTCCGAGGCGAGCAGAAAGCCGCTGGAGTCCCGAATCGTGATCTCCTGAGAGAACGTAGACTCGGTGATGGCGGGTACGAGCGTGAGGGTCAGCCCCGACAAGGCCCACAGGAGCGCGCTGTTCTCCTCGTGTACCAGCCGGGCTTTCAGATCGATGATCAGATCGGGCTTCTTCCCCCCTTGGTCATCCCGGGTGGACCTGCCTGCGCGCGGGACCTCGACCTCGACCTCGGCGCCCTGGTTCGCGAAGAGCGAGCGGACGTTGCGGCAGAGCTGCTCGGCATCATCCGGCTGGAGGTAGTCGCCGGGGATGCAGCGGACCAGCATGCGTTGCCCCTCGAAGTTGGCGACCCGCGGGTCCACCACCACCGGGCGCTGCAGCGAGACGAGGGGTTGGTAGACCGTCACGCAGCCCGAAGACAGCACGGCCAGGAGCCATGGCACGCAGGCGCGGAACCACACACGAACGGAGTGCCGGCTTGTGCTGAGAGGGCGGGGGGGCACGTGCCCCCCGCGAGCAACAATCGCGCCAACTTGCAGTGATAGAGCCATGAATTGCCCTGCGCGCCCCGCAGGCTGGGAGAGAACCGCGACACCCATGTCCTGGTTTCAAGCCTTCTGGGCCATCTTGGTGGACGAAAGAAGAGACTACCAGACGCTAGGAGCGCTCGCTGCTGCCCACCTGCTGGGGCTCGACCTGGGCGAGGTGCCGCACGAGGTGACGCACGCCGTTCCTGGTCAGGCTCGCCAGCCCTCCAGGGCACCGGCCGAGGGGTTTGCGCTCGAAACGCTGCCGGGGCTCGGCCACGATGCCGCCCAGGAGGAGGCGAACAATGAACGTCTCGAGCACCGCGCGTTCGACAACGGGCTCCTCTTCGTGCGCTACAGGGTCCTCAGCCGAGGCAATGGCCAGCCGCCTGCGACGTAGCGTCCTCCGACAGCGTGTGAGGAGAACCGATGGACCGTGCTCGCTCGAAGCCACCGTCGAAGCGGTGGGTGAAGTACCTGGCCGACCTGGCCTTCTTCGCCATCCTCTTGGTGGGCCGTGGCAGCTTCGCGGACCACTACCATGTGCCCTCGGGCTCAATGGAACCCACGCTCCAGGTGGGCGATCGCCTCGCGGTGGACAAGAGCGCCTACGGGCTGCGCATCCCGCTCACTCACGTCTGGCTGACCGAGAAGGCCCCTCAACGAGGGGACGTGGTCGTCTTCGACTCTCCGGCGGACGGCAACGTGCTGGTCAAACGCCTGGTGGGGCTTCCGGGCGACCGCATCGCCTTCGATGGTGTGAACCTCATCCTCAACGGCCAACGCGTGCCTCAGGGCTTCACGCAGGAGGACGCGCGCATCGAATATCTGCCGGGAGCGCCCCACCCGCTCCACCCCGAGCCCGACCAGGGGCCTCCGCTGAGAGTGGTGGAGGTGCCCCCGCGGCACTACCTGATGCTCGGCGATCACCGGGGCAACTCGGCGGACAGCCGCAGCTTCGGATTCGTTCCCCGGGAGAACCTGCTCGGCCGCGCGGTGGCCGTTTACTACAGCCCGCGAGAGGGACTCTCTGGCAGCGATCGCTGGTGGATTCCCCTGCGCGCAGTGGATGGCTCGGAGAGCGACCCTCGCCTCACGCGGTAGACACCGAAGCGCGTTCAGCACTCACCTCATTCCGCAGGCAGGTCTTCGTAACCAGCCTCGCGCAGTAACTGGCGCGTAGCTCCAGCGTCGCCAGAAA
It encodes the following:
- the lepB gene encoding signal peptidase I, coding for MDRARSKPPSKRWVKYLADLAFFAILLVGRGSFADHYHVPSGSMEPTLQVGDRLAVDKSAYGLRIPLTHVWLTEKAPQRGDVVVFDSPADGNVLVKRLVGLPGDRIAFDGVNLILNGQRVPQGFTQEDARIEYLPGAPHPLHPEPDQGPPLRVVEVPPRHYLMLGDHRGNSADSRSFGFVPRENLLGRAVAVYYSPREGLSGSDRWWIPLRAVDGSESDPRLTR